CAAAGGTAAGATAGAGCATATAATCACCCATATCGGAAAAGTGCACCCTGTAGGATATTCTCATGGCTTTAGTCGGCTCTAAACCAACCTCTTTTGTATCTGTAAGTATAATCTTCCCTTTAGGTGAGATAAGGGAGACCTTTAATTTTGTCCTGGTCTCTTCTGTCGCACCAGCACTTATTATTATCTCGCGCTCTCCTGTAAATACCGGCTCTCTCCCTATATCTATCCCTACAAAATATGGCTCTATAAAGTAGTCAATCTTGCCGATATCCTTACATATACTCTGATACTTCTCCTGTGGATTATCTACTGAAATACCCAATACACTTACATCCCTTATTATCTCATCCTTCAGGTCTGTTATCCTTACACAGAAATCATAGCCACTGAGATTATTGGTTATCTTCAAAAGAAGAAAGTTTAAGCCCCTCTTTAATCTCCCGAAGTGTGTATTCTGGTCCTTCTCTGTACCTCTACATATATCCAGCCCACCTAAATACTCTCCATTCAACCATATCTTATAACCATCATCACTACCTAACTTTATCTTTATATCCTTCTCTTCTTTTGAAATAATATAACAACCTGCATAGGCAACTACATGCTCCACAACAGGGAATCCCTGCTTTAACAGGTCTATCTTATAGGTATCTGAATGGTATGTCTTCCACTGGTTGGTAAATACCCTGTCTTCTTTAAATCCCCAGATATTCTCTTCTCCTTTGAATGGACGCTCTATCGGTGGTACCTCAGGAAATACAACCTTTACTTCCTGCCCTGGATATGGTTCTACCTTTTCCTCTCCACCTATATCTTTAAGAAAATCCGTATCAAAATTACTGCCCTTACCATCTTTATATTCACAGGGAAATGGACCACAGATAAGCCAGTTCCTTATAAATCCTTCTTCATCCAACCCAAAAAGGACACCTCTTCCATCAACTAAGGAAAAGAATAAAATAAAAGATATAATTATACTTAAAAGAATACCCCCCCTTTTGTCTTCCCTCATTCTTCCTCTCCAATCTTTATTTATATAAATAGTCGTGCTACTGAGCTAACCGCCATGACCCTGGGTCATATGTACCATGGGGCTTCTGCTGTTTGGATAGCCAGGTTACATGCATAGAAGCCCAGAGAATGTTCGCACCACCACTATGCCTGGAATTTAAAGAACTCTCAGAGATAGTAAAAGGTCCATCCCAGTACCAGGTATCCCAATATCCTACAGTCATCCACCCGCAAGAATCTGCAACAAGCACTTTTTTGTCAGGATTAATCCATCTTTTCATATTGTAGTGGGCACTCAGTGCTACTGGATTACTCGAAAAACCTTGATAACTACCATTCAACCCATAACACCCACCAAGCCGTGCTGATGGACAGAACCACACCACAGGGTCGTTAGGGTCACTCTTTTTAGCAGGCACATATCCGAGTGCCCTAAGTGTCCAGTACCATCTCTGGTAATAAGATGGTGTATTCCCCATGTACGGAAACGGAATTCTTCCTTCGTTATCATCAGCATACATTACCAGTGCAAGTCCAATCTGCTTAAGGTTGTTCATACATACCGCCTGCCTTGCCCTTTCCCTCGCCTGAGAAAGTGCCGGTAGCAACATCGCAGCAAGTATCGCAATGATTGCTACCACTACCAATAATTCTATAAGCGTAAATCCCTTCCTTCTCATCTTACACCTCCATTTTTTGTTATCTATTCTAAACAGGGGATAACAGAAAGTACTGTCTGCCAGTGCCCCTGAGAAGTGGAAGTTTCTCATTCCTTTATAACCTCCTTACAGAACCTCTCTCTACCAAAGAAACAGGAAACGCTACCTTCATACCTGTCTTCTTACCCGTCTCTATCTCGTCTATCAATACTTTTATCCCTGCCTTTACCATATCATACTTGTCAACCCCTATCGTAGTTAACCCAGGATGCAGGTGTTCACCTATCCTTATGTTATCAAACCCTACCACTGATATATCTTCAGGTATCCTTCTGCCCATCTCTCCTAATGCCTTATATACACCTATCGCCATAGGGTCTGATACTACAAATATCGCTGTCATATCAGGGTTTCTCTCCACCAACCGCTTCGTCGCTTCATAGGCACCCTCTATACTATACATACCCTCTTCAACAAGCCCCTCATTATACCTAATACCTACCTCCTCAAGTGCCTTTCTGTAACCTGAAGAATGAGAATAATGTAAAGGCATATCCTCTAAAAAACTGGTGATACATCCTATCTTTTTGTGTCCTGCTGATATTAAGTATTGGGTTGCTATAAAACCACCAGCGAAAAAGTCAGGGTAAAAAGAAGCAATATCATCAGACATTATAAAATCTATAAACATAACAACATTCTCTATTTTTTTATACATATTTATAACGTCTTCTCTCCATCTCTCTCCCACCCCAAGAAAAACACATCCATCTATTACATTTGGGTTTATCATCTTGATAAATAGTGATGGGTCTCTTATGTCTTCAAGTGTATGAAAGAAATATCTGTGGAGATTGAATTCCAGCAAGACCCTGTCTATCTCTTCAAGCAGTTCTGCAAAAAATGGTTCTGAATATTTGTTGTAGGTGGGAAAGATAAGACATCCGATATTCCCTGTCCTTAAATTGTTTCCTCTCTTCAAAGATGCAAGCCGTCTACCTTCTATTACAGGAGAGTATCCTAACTCTTCTACTGCAGCCCATACCTTCTTCCGCGTCTCTTCACTTACATAAGGGAAATTATTGATAACATTGGAGACCGTTTTAATACTTACACCTGCCTTCTTTGCAACTTCTCTAATTCCTACCCTTTTTACCTTTTCTACTGTTTCTTTCATCGTTTACCATTATAACACAAAAAAAAATTTTGTCAAGTATCATTTACTTTCACCACCAGGACGGATATTTTTTGGGAATTTTGTATCTATCAGGAGAAAGTGTTAAGTTCCCCTTAAAACCAAATACCTCTGCATCCTTTAAGTAAAACTTTAACTCTACATTACCATAAGTCCTTACCGGCTTTTTAAACCTTACAGGGGCTAATATATGGTCCCCTGTTAAAGGAAGACAGTTGTCTCTCTCACAACCAGCAATAACTTTACCATCCTGTAATATCTCTACCTGAATATATCCTTTTGGTGCTTTAAGGTTAACAAAAATCTCCGGTACATCAGAGATATAAAGCGGTGAGGTCTTTATATATCCTTCTCCTT
This genomic interval from bacterium contains the following:
- a CDS encoding type II secretion system GspH family protein; this encodes MRNFHFSGALADSTFCYPLFRIDNKKWRCKMRRKGFTLIELLVVVAIIAILAAMLLPALSQARERARQAVCMNNLKQIGLALVMYADDNEGRIPFPYMGNTPSYYQRWYWTLRALGYVPAKKSDPNDPVVWFCPSARLGGCYGLNGSYQGFSSNPVALSAHYNMKRWINPDKKVLVADSCGWMTVGYWDTWYWDGPFTISESSLNSRHSGGANILWASMHVTWLSKQQKPHGTYDPGSWRLAQ
- a CDS encoding LacI family transcriptional regulator yields the protein MKETVEKVKRVGIREVAKKAGVSIKTVSNVINNFPYVSEETRKKVWAAVEELGYSPVIEGRRLASLKRGNNLRTGNIGCLIFPTYNKYSEPFFAELLEEIDRVLLEFNLHRYFFHTLEDIRDPSLFIKMINPNVIDGCVFLGVGERWREDVINMYKKIENVVMFIDFIMSDDIASFYPDFFAGGFIATQYLISAGHKKIGCITSFLEDMPLHYSHSSGYRKALEEVGIRYNEGLVEEGMYSIEGAYEATKRLVERNPDMTAIFVVSDPMAIGVYKALGEMGRRIPEDISVVGFDNIRIGEHLHPGLTTIGVDKYDMVKAGIKVLIDEIETGKKTGMKVAFPVSLVERGSVRRL